DNA sequence from the Streptomyces sp. HUAS 15-9 genome:
GTACTACTACGCGGTCACCTTCACCACGGACTCGCACAAGGTCGTGGTCGGCAAGGACCTGTACTTCGAGATCCAGTACGGCCACCGGGTGGCGTTCGTCCGCGCGGCGGACGTCAGCGTCGAGTCCTCCAGGGCCCGCTAGCCGCCCGCGTCAGCCCTGCTGGAAAAGCTCCGCCGGGAGCGGCTTCAGCAGGGCGTACAGGTCGTCGGTGATGGGGCGGTCCCAGGCGGCGATGGTGACCAGCACGCCGTCGCTGCGGTCGAACTGGACGCAGGAGATCCGGCTCTCGGAGAGCTTCAGGCGCCGCACGATCAGGAGGTTGTCGCCCTGCAGCACCGGCATGTCCTCCGTGTCGGTGACGGTCACCTCCTCGTCGTTCTCCAGAGCCAGCAGCAGTTGGGCCACCTCGAAGGGGATCTCGCCCTCGGCCATGTCGCGCGCCGGGGAGCCCTCGGGCAGATTGCCGATGATCATGGCGGGTCCGCGGCCGCCGAACAGGTCGTAGCGCAGGAAGACGCCCTGGCAGCTGCCGTCGGGGGCGGGCAGCAGGCCCGCGCCCAGATTGCCGGGCCAGTCGCCCGGATCCATGGCCAGTACGTCGAAGTCGGGCCCGGCGGGAGTGGCGCTGCGGCGGCGGAGGAACGACATGCGGCCATGGTACGTGCCTGGACGCGATCGGTGACGTGCGGGAGCCGTCTCAACGGGTGCCGGATCCCCTCCCTTCCCCCAGGGCCGCCGCCAGTCCGGAGGGGTCGGTGCCCAGCTTCCGGTAGACCGCCGACAGCAGGCATACGACGGTCTGCTCGTCCGTGTGGAGTTCCGCGGCGATCTCCGGCTCGGTGCGGCCGGCGACGGTGAGGGTGGCGGCCGTGCGTTCCTGTGTGGTGAGGGTGTCGGTCTCGGCACTGTGCAGACGGCGGGGGCGCAGTCCGGCGGCGGCGAGCTCGTCGCGGGCCGCCTCGGCGAGGCCGTCGGCACTGCACTGGAGCGCCGTGTCGAGGCCCCGGTAGAGATGGTCGGCGGCTTCCCTGGTGCGGCCGTTGCGGCGCAGTTCGGTGCCCAGGGCGACCAGTGCGCAGGCGAGCTCGTAGGCGGCCGGGGAGCGGTCCAGATAGGTGACGGCCTCCTCCAGGTACTTGACCCGGGCGGAGCCGGAGGACACCTCCGCGGCCGTCCGCAGGGCCTGTCCGATGGCGGACGGGGCGCCGAACTGGCGCGCGCGGCCCACCGCCTCGAGTGCGGTGTCCAGGGCCCGGTCGGGGTCGTCGTGGCTCTGTGCGCGGGCGAGGTGCAGCTGCCAGGGGCACCAGGCCGGATTGCGTATGCCCCGCGGGTCGAGGCGCCTTCCGGCGGCCGTGAGCGCGGCGACCGCTTCCTTGGTCCGGCCGCGGGCCAGGAGCAGTTCGCCGTACACGGTCTGGACGTCGGGGAAGACGACGGCCGCCGGGAAGGGTTCCCCGAAGCAGAAGGCGTCGGCGGTCCGGGCGGCCTCCGCGACCCGGCCCCGGGCCAGCAGGACCTCGATCAGGATGCCCATGGCGTACCAGTGGGCGGGGGTGCCGGGTCCGACGCGTTCGGCGAGCCTGAGGCCCGCGCGGACGAAGTCCTCGGCCTCGGCGAGCCGCCCGCGGCGATAGCGGACGTAGGCCAGCAGGGTGTAGGCGAAGGAGAGGTGGCCGCCGCGCCAGCCCTGGTGCTCGTAGTCGGCGATCCCGGCGGCGAAGAGCTCCTCGGTGCGGCCGGGCCGGTCGGCGTACATGAAGGCCATGGCCACCAGGACCGGTACCTCGAATCCGCGGTCGGGCTCGGCCCAGCGGAGGCCGCCGGACAGGGCGCGTTCGGCGTGGCGGAGCGCGACGGGGGCGGGTTCGCCGCGCAGGACCGCGTCCCAGGTGCGCAGTCCGATGACGTAGCGCTCGGTGAGGTCGCGGCCCTTGAGCCGGTCGGCGAGCCGGGCGAGGCGGCGGGAGCGGGCGGGATGGTCGGGCTCGTCGGCGCGGAAGGCGTCCCACATGAACTGCTCGGCCGCCATGCGCAGCCTGACCCGGGCGTCGCCGGTCAGCCGTATCTCACGGGCGAGGGTGTCGGAGGCCTCGGCGAGGTGGTCGCTGTGGGCGAGGACCTGGGAGAGGCGGTAGACGATGTGGTGCCGCAGGTCGGGGTCGGCGATGGGCTCCTCGAGCGCGGCGCGCAGATGGTTGACGGTGGTCGCCGGTTCGGTGAGCAGGGAGGCGGAGCCCAGCTCGTACAGGACGGCGGCCCGGTCGGCCGGGAGCGGGGGTTCGCGCAGCGCACGGGCGAGGTAGCCGCGGGCGGCCTCGGGGGCGCCGGCCCTGAGGGTCTCGCCGGCGGCGGCGCGCAGTTGCTGCACGACCCAGGTGTCGCCGTCGGGGTGGGTCTCCAGGAGGTGGCGGCCGGCGGCGGAGGCCCCCTGTCCGTCGTTGATCACGCACCAGGCGGCCTGTCCGTGCAGGGCGACCCGGACGCCGGTCGGAATGGCCCGGTAGACGGCGGTGGCGATCAGTGGATGGACGAACTCCAGGGTGCCCTCGGCGGTCACGTCGCCGGTGAGGATGCGGGCACCGCGCAGCGCGTCCGCGGCGTCGGCCGCCTCTTCGGGGCCGAGTCCGGCTACGGCGGCGGCGAGCTCCGGATGGATCTCGGTGCCCAGGACCGCGCAGGCCCAGGCGAAGCGGACGGTGGAGGTGCCGAGGCGTTCGAGCCGGGTGATCAGACCGCTGCCCTTGACGGCGGCGGCGAGGTCGCGCAGCAGGGGTGCCCCGGCCTCGGTCGGGGTGAGACCGCGGTCGCGCACCTTGGCGGACAGCTCGACGGTCTCGAACGGGTTGCCCGCGGTGACGGCCCAGCACTCGTGGCAGAACGCGTCGTCGGCGTGCTCGCCGAGGGTCTCCCGCACCAGTCGGGCCACGGCGGCCACGCTGAGCGGCTCCAGGCCGAGCGGGCGTCCGCCGGCGCGTCCGGGCAGTTTGCGGAACGACTCGGCGTGGTCGGGCAGTTCGTCGGGCCGGTAGGCGACGACGACCAGCATCGGGAGTTCCTCGGCCCGGGGCGCGAACGCGGCCAGCCAGCGCAGGGATTCGGGGTCGGCCCAGTGGGCGTCGTCGAGGACCAGGACCATCGGGGCGCGGCGCACGGCGAGATGGGTGAGCACCCAGTCGAGGCCGTCGCCCAGGCCCTGCGGGTCGGGCGGGGCGCCCTCGGTGGGGGCGCACAGGCCGAGGGCGGGGCCGACGATGTCGTACCAACTGCCCAGTGAGGAGCGCAGTTCGGCCTCCGGCACGCCCGCGAGCTGCGGTTGCAGGAGCTGGCGGGCCACATGGAAGGCGACGCGCTGTTCCTGGTCGCCGCCGCGGGCGGACAGCACCGTGCAGCCCTGTGCGGTGGCGCGGCGGCGGACCTCGGCGAGGAGGGTGGTCTTGCCGATTCCGGCGCGGCCCGCGAAGGCCAGCAGTGCGCCGCGCGGCGGCGCGGGCTGTTCGGCGCCGTCTGCGCGCAGACCGGTGAGCTCGCCCAACGCCTCGTCGACCGCGGCGAGTTCGCTTTCTCGTTCGAGGAGCGTTCGCCGGTTCCGAACGATCCGATGTTCCATCACTACCCCCCGCCACAGTCGCGCCCACACGGGGAGCGGGCACGCAGCGTGGCTGTCAGGCACCCCAGCGTACGCCTCACCGGGACCGCGTGAGCATGATCGAGGGGTACTGCTCGAAACAGGCCGGCGCGGGTTTCGGCTCCCCCCGTACGGAGGGGGCGCGGCTCACTCTTCGGGGGGTGCGGGGGGTACCACCGCGATCGGGCTCGCCGCGTGCAGCAGGACCGCCTGGGTGACGGAGCCCATCATGCGGGCCGGCGCGAGGAGGCGTCGGCGGTGGCGACCGACGACGACCAGCGCGGCGTTCCCGGAGGCGGCGACGAGGTGGCCGGCCGCGTCACCGGGCAGCGCGTCGACGTCACAGCGGACGTCCGGGTGCGCCGTGCGGTGCGGGGCGAGGAAGCCCTCGGCCAGGGTCCGTGTCTCGTGCTCGACGGCGCTCTGGTCGACGGGGGGCGGGAACACCTCGCCGGGGGCCGCGAGGCTCGTCACCGGCCACGGGTAGGCGGCGACCACCCGGAGGCGGGCGCCGAGCAGGGCGGCCTCGGCCAGGGCGAAGGCCAGGGCGGCCTCGTCGGGGCTGTCCACGTTCATGCCGACGACCACCCGGGGCCCGGGCTCGGCCGACGGCTCGCCGTGAACCTCCCGGCCGGGCCGGGGCACCACGACGACGGGGCACTCGGCGTCACGGGCGGCGGCAAGGCTGTTGGAGCCGAGCAGCAGGCTGGCGAAGCCGCCGCGCCCCCGGGAGCCCAGCACCAACAGCTGTGCGGACGAGCTGAGTTCGGGCAGTACGACGGCGGGCGCCCCGACCGGGGCGTCGTACTCCACGTCGAGGCCCTCGCCGCGGCCCGCCAGATGGTCGCGCGCCCGGTCGAGGACGGGATCGTCGTCCGGTCCGGGCGGCCCCGCGACCAGGACGTCGGGCTGGGCCCAGGCGGCGTACTGCCACGCGTGCGCCACCCGCAGCGGGGCGGTGCGTCTGCGGGCGGCCGCGAGGGCCCAGTCCAGGGCACGCAGGCTGTCGTCCGAACCGTCGACCGCGGCGACGACCGGCGCAGTGTTCATCGTTCCTCACCTCCGGAAGGCAACCTCCCCCTGTCCGGGGCCAGCCTCACCGAGGCGGCCGCCGCGCAGGGGCACCACAGGTCGCGTGTCCGGAAAACGGGAGGGAACACCCACCGGTCGGCTCGTCGGCGCCGCTCGCGGCGCCCCGGGCTCAGGTCAGGTCGAACTCCCCTTCCCTTGCCCCGGACACGAAAGCGCCCCACTCCGCGGGTGTGAAGATCAGGGAAGGGCTCTGGGGACGGCCGCTGTTGCGCATCGCGATGAATCCCTCGACGAAGGCGATCTGGACATCCCCAAGGCCTCGGCTGCTGGACTGCCAATCGGCCCCGCTCAGGTCCAGCTCCGGCTTGTCCCAGCCCACGAGCGGCTGCTGCTGGATGGTGCTCTCGGCCACGTCCGTGCTCCTCCCGGTTCGTCGTCCGCGGTCAGCCTAGCGATCGACCCCGACCGCCGACAGGCCGCATGAGGAGGACCTTTCAGGTGTCGGGCGCGTCGGATCCCACGAGCCACATCGCGAAGAACTGGGAGCCGCCGCCGTAGGCGTGCCCGAGCACCCTGCGGGCCCCGTCCACCTGATGCTCTCCCGCCTGTCCACGGACCTGGAGCACCGCCTCGGCGAAGCGGATCATGCCCGAGGCACCGATCGGATTGGTGGACAGCACGCCGCCGGACATGTTGACGGGCAGGTCCCCGTCGAGCTCCGTCACACCGGACTCGGTGAGCTTCCAGCCCTCGCCCTCCTCGGCGAAGCCGAGGTTCTCCAGCCACATGGGCTCGTACCAGGAGAACGGCACATACATCTCGACGGCGTCGATGTCCCGGCGCGGGTCGGCGATCCCGGCCTGCCGGTAGACGTCGGCGGCGCAGTCCTTGCCCGCCCGCGGCGAGACGAAGTCCTTCCCGGCGAACAGCGTGGGCTCGCTGCGCATCGCACCGCCCAGCATCCAGGCGGGCGGCCGGGGCGCGCGGGCGGCCCCAGCCCGGTCGGTCAGGACCATGGCGCAGGCGCCGTCCGAGGACGGGCAGGTCTCCGAGTAGCGGATGGGGTCCCACAACATGGGGGACGCCTGGACCCTCTCCAGGGTGATGTCGTGCTCGTGCAGATGGGCGTACGGGTTCTTCAGGGCGTTGCGCCGGTCCTTGTAGGCGACCAGCGAGCCGATCGTGTCGGGGGCGCCGCTGCGCCGCATGTACGCGCGCACATGGGGCGCGAAGAACCCGCCCGCGCCCGCGAGCAGCGGCTGCTGGAAGGGGACCGGCAGGGACAGGCCCCACATGGCGTTGGATTCGGATTGCTTTTCGAAGGCGAGGGTGAGGACCGTGCCGTGGACACGTGCCGCGACGAGGCCCGCGGCGACGAGCGCGGTGGACCCGCCGACCGAGCCGGCCGTGTGCACCCGCAGCAGGGGCTTGCCGACCGCGCCGAGCGCGTCGGCCAGGTACAGCTCCGGCATCATGACGCCCTCGAAGAAGTCGGGCGCCTTGCCGATGACGACGGCGTCGATGCCGGACCAGGTCAGCTCGGCGTCGTCCAGGGCCCGCCGGGCGGCCTCGCGGACGAGTCCGGCGATCGACACGTCCCGGCGCGCCGCCACGTGCTTGGTCTGGCCGATCCCTGTGACGGCCACGGGCTCCTTGCTCATCGTGGATCCCCTTCGAGTACGGCGACCAGGTTCTGCTGCAGACAGGGGCCGGACGTGGCGTGGGCGAGCGCCCGGTCGGACTCTCCGCGATGGATCCGGGCGGCCGCCTCGCCGATCCGGACGAGACCGGCGGCCATGACCGGGTTCGCGGCCAGGGCGCCGCCGGACGGGTTGACGCGCACTCCGTCGTCGAGCCGCAGCGCCTTGCGCAGGACGACCTCCTGGGAGGCGAACGGCGCGTGCAACTCGGCGGTGTCGACGGGCCGTTCGAAGGCACCCGCGCGCTCCGCGGCAAGACGCGTGGAGGGTGAGTCGGTCAGGTCGCGCACGCCCAGTGCGTGCGCCTCGATGCGGTGGTCGAGGCCCCGGATCCAGGCGGGCCGGGCGCACAGGTCCCGGGCCCGCTCGCCGGCCGCGAGGATCACGGCGGCGGCACCGTCACCGACGGGTGGACAGTCGCCGGTACGCAGGGGCCGTACCAGATAGTCGCCCCGGGGCACCGGGCCACGCAGCTGCGCATGGGGGTTGTCCGCGGCGGCCGCCCGGCTGCGTGCCCCGACGGCGGCGAGCGCGGGCTCGTCGGTGTCCCCCGCGTCGATGAGCGCCTGCGCCTGGAGCGCGGCCAGCGCCACGGAGTCCGGCCACAGCGGGGCGACGTAGTACGGGTCGAGCTGCCGGGAGAGCACGTCACGGACCGAGCCGGGCGAGGACTTGCCGTACGCGTACACGAGTGCGGTGTCCGCGTCCCCGGTGAGCAGTTTGGTCCACGCCTCGTACAGCGCCCACGCGCCGTCCATCTCCACATGCGACTCGGAGATGGGCGGCCAGGCGCCAACGCCGTCGAGGGCGAGGGTGAAGGAGAAGGCCCGGCCGGCCAGATAGTCGCTGGAGCCGGAGCAGGTGAAGCCGATGTCGGCGGCCTTCAGGCCGGTTTCGCCGAGGACCTCGTGCAGCACCGGCATGAGCATCTCCACCTCGGAGAGCTCGTCGCTGGTGCGCCGGTGGTCGGTCTGCGCGAAGGCCACGACGGCGATGTCCCGCGTCAGGGCGGCTCCTTGCCTCACAGCAGCTCCTTGTAGGCGTCGTAGTCCGCGTCGGGTTCGCCGGTGGGCCGGTAGTGGTCGGGATGGCGGGCCCCGTCCGTCCACACCGGCTCGACGCGCAGCCCCATCCGCACCTGGTCGTACGGGATGCCGCCGATACGACCGTGCAGCGCGAGACCGGCACCGTCGAGGGCGATGTGCGCGTAGACGTAGGGCACCTCGATGTCGAGGTTCTTCGCCTTGATGTTGACGATGCAGAAGGTGGTGACCGTGCCGCGGGGACCCACTTCCACCTGTTCGGCCGTGGCGACACCACATGTGGGGCACGCCCCCCTGGGCGGGACGTACACCTTGCGGCAGGACGGACAGCGCTCGCCGACGGTGCGCCGTCCGGAGAGGGCGGCGATGTAGGCGGACTGCGCGCGGCCGGGCGAGTAGGTGTAGTCGAGGCGGGCGGCGGCGACGATCCCGGTGACCGGGTCCTCGAACTCGCCGCTGTGCGCCTCGGCTTCGGCGCTCTCGCCCGCCTCGGTCACCTCGCCCGTCTCGTCCTCGTACGGCTCGAAGCAGGCGATGTCCGTGATGGCGCCGGAGCGCTCCTGGGCCCAGCGCACGCGCACCCGCATGCCGGTGTGCACGGCGTCGGGGCCGGGTGCGTCCAGGGCGTGCAGGAGGGCGGTGTCGGCGCCGTCGAGCCGGACAAGGACCCAGGCGAAGGGGGTGCCGAGGGGCTGACCGCGGCGGGGGTCATGGCTCCAGGCCCAGGTGGTGACGGTGCCGGTCGGGGCGACCTCGACGAGGTCGCGTATCTCCTCGGCGGTGACGGGGTCGTACTCGACGGGCGGCACGAGGACGCGGCCGTCGCCGGTCCGCACGCCGAGCACGACGCGCTCGCGCAGGCCGGTGAGGAAGGCGCTCTGGACCGGGCCGAGGGATCGGGTGAAGGGAAACTCCACGACCAGCGGGGCGCTCAGGACTTCGGGCATGGAAGGCTCTCTCCTTCGCGGGTCAGGCGCGCTTGTAGACGGGGGGTCGCTTCTCCGCGAAGGCACGGGCGCCTTCCTTGGAGTCCGCGGTGTCGAAGACCGGCCAGCCGCGCGCCAGTTCGGCGGCGAGCCCGTCGGTCTCGGTCATCTCCGCGGTCTCGTACACCGAGGCCTTGACGGCCTCGACGGCCAACGGGCCGCAGGCGTTGACCTGTTCGGCGATCTCCAGGGCCTTGCCGAGCGCGGTGCCGTCGGGGACGACATGGCCGATCAGCCCGATGTCCGCGGCCTCGCGGGCGCTGTAGGGCCGCCCGGTGAGCAGCATCTCCAGCGCGTGGGTGCGCGGGATCTGCCGTTGCAGCCGGACGGTCGAGCCGCCGATCGGGAAGAGCCCGCGCCTGACCTCGAACAGGCCGAAGATCGCGGACTCGCCCGCGACCCGGATGTCGGTGCCCTGCAGGATCTCCGTCCCGCCCGCGACGCAGTACCCCTCGACGGCGGCGATCACCGGTTTGCGCGGGCGATGGTGGCGCAGCATCGCCTTCCAGTGCAGGTCGGGATCGGCCTTGAGCCGGTCGCGGTAGTGCTCCCCCGCCATGCCCCGGCCGGCCAGCGCCTTGAGGTCCATCCCGGTGCAGAAGGCGCCCCCGGCCCCGGTGAGCACGATCGAGCGGACCGTGTCGTCCTCGTCGGCCTCCAGCCAGCCGTCGTACAGGCCCACGAGCATGGGCAACGAGAGCGCGTTCTTGGCGTCGGGCCTGTTGAGCGTGAGCACCAGTGCGGCGCCCTCGCGCTGCACGGTGAGGTGTTCCGTCCCACCCATTGACCGTCTCCCCTCTGAAATAACGAGAACAGGTTGCAGTAGGCGCGTGGGCACTTCAAGGGTTTTCTGACAGATAGTCAGATTTCTTGGCGCGGGCCCTTCCCACTTGCCGCGCCCTTTGCTCTGATGACCGGCGAACCGTCGGATGCCAGGCACGCCCGCGCGCTGCGACAGGGTCAGGAGGAGCGGTGGAGTACAACCTTGCCGACCTGTTCGAGTCGGTCGTCGACGTGGTCCCGGACCGCGAGGCGCTCGTGTACATCGACCGCCCCGGCACGGGCACGGAGCGCCGGCTCACCTACGCGGAGCTGGACACCGCCGCCAACCGCATCGGCCACTACCTGATCGACAGCGGGATACGCCCCGGCGAGCACCTCGGCCTCCATCTCTACAACGGGATCGAGTACCTGCAGACGGTGCTCGCCTGTCTGAAGGCGCGGATCGTCCCGGTCAACGTCAACTACCGCTATGTGGAAGAGGAATTGGTGTACCTCTACCGCGACGCGGACCTGGCGGCCCTGGTCTTCGACGCCGAGTTCACCGACCGGGTGGCGGCGGCGCTGCCGCGGACTCGGAAGCTGCGGCACGTGGTGCGGGTGGGGAGCCCGGCGCCGGGGGCGCGCGAGGTGCCGGCCGTGGCGTTCACGCAGGCCGAGGCGGCGGGGTCGCCCGAGCGCGGCTTCCCCGCGCGCTCGGCGGACGACCAGTTCATCATCTACACGGGCGGCACGACCGGGATGCCCAAGGGCGTGATGTGGCGCCAGGAGGACCTGTTCTTCGCGGGGCTGGGCGGCGGGGCACCGACCGGTGAGCCGGTGAAGAAGCCGGAGGAACTGGCCGAGCGGGTCGCGGCCGGCGGTTCGGGGATCACCTTCTTCCCCACGCCCCCGCTGATGCACGGCACCTCCACCCTCACCGCGTTCATCGGCTTCCACTTCGGGCAACGGATCGTGCTCCACCGCAAGTTCGTGCCGGAGGAGGTGCTGCGGACCGTCGAGAAGGAGAAGGTCACCAGCATGTCGCTGGTGGGCGACGCGATGCTGCGGCCGCTGATCGACGCCTTGAGCGGGCCCATGAAGGGCACCGACTGCTCGTCCATGTTCAGCGTGTCCTCGTCGGGCGCGATCATGTCGGAGACGGTGCGCAGGCAGTTCCGCGAGCTGGTCCCGAACGCCCTGCTGCTGAACAACTTCGGCTCCTCCGAGTCCGGCTTCAACGGCACGGCCACGGACGACTCCGGTCCCGAGCGCGGGTTCCGCATCCGCGTCAACTCGCGTACGCAGGTGGTGGACCCGGCCACGTACGAGCCGGTCGCGGTGGGCGAGGTCGGCCGGGTCGCCCAGTGCGGTCACGTACCGCTCGGCTACTACAACGACCCCCGGAAGACGGCGGAGACCTTCTTCGAGAGGGACGGCCGGCGCTGGGTGCTGCTGGGCGACATGGCGACCGTCGACGAAGAGGGCGTCGTCACCGTGCTGGGCCGTGGCTCCCAGTGCATCAACACCGGGGGCGAGAAGGTGTACCCGGAGGAGGTCGAGCAGGCGCTCAAGTCCCATCCGGACGTGTACGACGCGCTCGTGGCCGGGGTGCCGGACACCAAGTGGGGCAATCATGTGGCGGCGGTGGTGCAACTGCGCAAGGGCGCGGACCGGTTGTCCCTGACCGACCTCCAGAATCACTGCCGTGCGCAGCTGGCCGGTTACAAGATCCCGCGCCAGCTCGTGATCACCGATTCCATCCAGCGGTCGCCGAGCGGCAAGGCGGACTACCGGTGGGCGCGGGAGGTGGCGGTGGCCGCGGACCGGTAGGCCGACGGGCGGCAGGCCTGAGCAGCGTACTCTGTGCGGACGGTCGACCCGGTGTTGAACAAACGGTGACGGTCGGCCGTACGGGTGATGACGGGCCCGGCCTCCCGAGCCTGGTCCACCGCACGAGCACCGGGCCACGCACGGAAGGACCTTCGGGTGTCGCACCTCACGCCTCCTCGTCAACTGCCGGACACCGAGACGGACTCGGACGCGGATACGGACGCGGAAGCCAAGGGGAGCGACGCACCGGACACCGAGGGCGCTCCGGAGGCCGAGCCCGCCCCACAGGACTCAGCAGGCCCGGAGGACTCAGCGGCCCCGCAGAGCGACCCCGTCTCCCCCGGCTGGTTCGGCTGGCGCCGCACGTACCCGCGGGTCGCGCGCGGTGTGTCCATCGGGACCACGGTGCTCGCCGCCGCCCTCGTGCTCGGCGCGCTGCTGCTGCCGAACCAGCTCGACCGGCTCACGGTCTCCGCGTTCCTGCGCATCCCCGCGGAAGGAATCCTCCTCGCGGGCCTGCTGCTCGCGCTGCCGTCGCGGCCGAGGCGGGTCACGGCGGTGGTTGTGGGCGTGCTGCTGGGCCTGCTCACCATCCTGAAGTGCGTCGACATGGGCTTCTACCAGGTGCTGGTGCGCCCCTTCGACCTGGTCCTCGACTGGGTCCTGCTCGACTCCGCCGCGGAGTGGATGAGGGAGTCGTTCGGCCCCAGCGGCGAGATGTTCGCCATCGCCGCGGTGCTCGTCCTCGTCGTCGCCGTCCTCGTCCTCACCACGCTCGCGATGGTGCGCCTGTCGAACCTGATGGTCCGGCACCGCCCGGTGGCCGCCCGCACCACGCTGATCCTCGGCACCGCCTGGATCACCTGCGTCACCGTCGGCGTGCAGTTCGGCGACACCCCCGTCGCCGCCAAGCTCGACGCCGAGCTGATCGACAACCGGATCCAGCAGGTGCGGGCGGGTCTCCAGGACGCCCGTGTCTTCCAGCGGCAGGCCGCCGTCGACGCCTTCGCGAAGACACCGCCCGACCAGCTGCTCACCGGACTGCGCGGCAAGGACGTGCTGTTCACGTTCATCGAGAGCTACGGCCGTACGGCGATCGACGACCCGGCGATGGCCCCACGCATCGACGAGGTCCTCAAGGAGGGCACCGCCGGCCTCGAGGCGGCCGGGTTCGAGTCGCGCAGCGGCTGGCTCAGGTCACCGGTGACGGGTGCCGGCAGCTGGCTCGCCCACTCCACGTTCCTGTCCGGCCTGTGGATCAAGAACCAGCAGCGCTACCGGAACCTGACGTCCAGTGACCGCATGACCCTCACCCGCTACTTCCGCAGGACCGGCGCCTGGAACACGGTCGGCATCGTGCCCGGGGTGCGCCGGGCCTGGCCCGAGGGGAAGTTCTTCGGCCTCGACCACATCTACGACTCCGAGCACCTCGGCTACCACGGCCCGTACTTCAGCTGGACCCCCGTGCCCGATCAGTTCAGCCTGGAGGCGTTCCAGCGGCTGGAGTTCGGCAAGAAGGACCGGGGCCCGCTGATGGCGGAGATCATCCTCGCCTCCAGCCACAACCCCTGGGCGCCCGTCGCCCACATGATCGACTGGAACGACCTCGGCGACGGCTCGGTCTTCGAACAGATCAAGAAGGAGGGCAAGGACCCCAAGGAGGTCTGGAAGAACGCGGAGAGCGTGCGCACCGAGTACCGGGGCGCCATCGAGTACTCGCTGCGCAGTCTGACCGAGTTCATGGAGCGGTACGGCGACAAGAACACGGTCCTGGTCTTCCTCGGCGACCACCAGCCCGTGCCGACCGTCACCGCCGGCAGCACCAGCCGCGAGGTACCGGTCACGATCGTCGCCCATGACCCGAAGGTGCTGGACCGGATCTCCGACTGGGGCTGGACCGAGGGGCTCAAGCCGGCGAAGGACGCGCCGGTCTGGGCGATGAACAAGTTCCGAGACCGCTTCATGACGGCGTACGGCCCGAACGCCGGCTGATCCCCCTGACCGATCCGGGAAGGCGACGACTCACCGGTCCAGCAGGACGGCGACTCACCGTTCCAGGAAGGTGACGACCCGGCGTACGAACCACTCCGGGTCGTCCAGCCACGGGTGGTGCCCGGCGCCGGGCTGGACGGTGAGCTCGGCGTTCAAAAAGGCCTCGGCGGCGCGGCGGGCGAGGTAGGGGCGGGGGCCGCCGTCGAGTTCGCCCGCGTGCACGAGGACCGGGGCGGTCAGGGCGGTGAGTGCGGCGCGGGTCGCGTCCGGGTCGAAGGCGCCGTCGGCGAAATAGCGGCCCTCCGCCTCCTCGTTGGTCTGTTCCTCGGTCGCCTCGTCGAGTGCACGGGCGGCGTCGTCCCAGCGGCCGAAGTAGAAGGGGGCGAGCGCCGGGTCGAAGTCGGCCCGCCCCGTCAGCCAGGCCTCCAGCGCCGGGAACCCCTTCTCGAACCACGGCTCGTGCGCGCGCAGCCGGGCCGCGGCCAGCCGGTCGTCGACGGTGGCCCGCATACCGAGGGCCGACGGATT
Encoded proteins:
- a CDS encoding Zn-ribbon domain-containing OB-fold protein codes for the protein MPEVLSAPLVVEFPFTRSLGPVQSAFLTGLRERVVLGVRTGDGRVLVPPVEYDPVTAEEIRDLVEVAPTGTVTTWAWSHDPRRGQPLGTPFAWVLVRLDGADTALLHALDAPGPDAVHTGMRVRVRWAQERSGAITDIACFEPYEDETGEVTEAGESAEAEAHSGEFEDPVTGIVAAARLDYTYSPGRAQSAYIAALSGRRTVGERCPSCRKVYVPPRGACPTCGVATAEQVEVGPRGTVTTFCIVNIKAKNLDIEVPYVYAHIALDGAGLALHGRIGGIPYDQVRMGLRVEPVWTDGARHPDHYRPTGEPDADYDAYKELL
- a CDS encoding crotonase/enoyl-CoA hydratase family protein, with translation MGGTEHLTVQREGAALVLTLNRPDAKNALSLPMLVGLYDGWLEADEDDTVRSIVLTGAGGAFCTGMDLKALAGRGMAGEHYRDRLKADPDLHWKAMLRHHRPRKPVIAAVEGYCVAGGTEILQGTDIRVAGESAIFGLFEVRRGLFPIGGSTVRLQRQIPRTHALEMLLTGRPYSAREAADIGLIGHVVPDGTALGKALEIAEQVNACGPLAVEAVKASVYETAEMTETDGLAAELARGWPVFDTADSKEGARAFAEKRPPVYKRA
- a CDS encoding acyl-CoA synthetase yields the protein MEYNLADLFESVVDVVPDREALVYIDRPGTGTERRLTYAELDTAANRIGHYLIDSGIRPGEHLGLHLYNGIEYLQTVLACLKARIVPVNVNYRYVEEELVYLYRDADLAALVFDAEFTDRVAAALPRTRKLRHVVRVGSPAPGAREVPAVAFTQAEAAGSPERGFPARSADDQFIIYTGGTTGMPKGVMWRQEDLFFAGLGGGAPTGEPVKKPEELAERVAAGGSGITFFPTPPLMHGTSTLTAFIGFHFGQRIVLHRKFVPEEVLRTVEKEKVTSMSLVGDAMLRPLIDALSGPMKGTDCSSMFSVSSSGAIMSETVRRQFRELVPNALLLNNFGSSESGFNGTATDDSGPERGFRIRVNSRTQVVDPATYEPVAVGEVGRVAQCGHVPLGYYNDPRKTAETFFERDGRRWVLLGDMATVDEEGVVTVLGRGSQCINTGGEKVYPEEVEQALKSHPDVYDALVAGVPDTKWGNHVAAVVQLRKGADRLSLTDLQNHCRAQLAGYKIPRQLVITDSIQRSPSGKADYRWAREVAVAADR
- a CDS encoding sulfatase, with product MSHLTPPRQLPDTETDSDADTDAEAKGSDAPDTEGAPEAEPAPQDSAGPEDSAAPQSDPVSPGWFGWRRTYPRVARGVSIGTTVLAAALVLGALLLPNQLDRLTVSAFLRIPAEGILLAGLLLALPSRPRRVTAVVVGVLLGLLTILKCVDMGFYQVLVRPFDLVLDWVLLDSAAEWMRESFGPSGEMFAIAAVLVLVVAVLVLTTLAMVRLSNLMVRHRPVAARTTLILGTAWITCVTVGVQFGDTPVAAKLDAELIDNRIQQVRAGLQDARVFQRQAAVDAFAKTPPDQLLTGLRGKDVLFTFIESYGRTAIDDPAMAPRIDEVLKEGTAGLEAAGFESRSGWLRSPVTGAGSWLAHSTFLSGLWIKNQQRYRNLTSSDRMTLTRYFRRTGAWNTVGIVPGVRRAWPEGKFFGLDHIYDSEHLGYHGPYFSWTPVPDQFSLEAFQRLEFGKKDRGPLMAEIILASSHNPWAPVAHMIDWNDLGDGSVFEQIKKEGKDPKEVWKNAESVRTEYRGAIEYSLRSLTEFMERYGDKNTVLVFLGDHQPVPTVTAGSTSREVPVTIVAHDPKVLDRISDWGWTEGLKPAKDAPVWAMNKFRDRFMTAYGPNAG
- a CDS encoding alpha/beta fold hydrolase; this encodes MPTFTAPDGTELAYHLRGEGEPLVVLPGGPMRASVYLKDLGGLTAHRRLILLDLRGTGDSAVPADPATYRCDHMVDDVEALRAHMGLERMDLLAHSAAGSLAILYAARYPARVRRLALITPNPSALGMRATVDDRLAAARLRAHEPWFEKGFPALEAWLTGRADFDPALAPFYFGRWDDAARALDEATEEQTNEEAEGRYFADGAFDPDATRAALTALTAPVLVHAGELDGGPRPYLARRAAEAFLNAELTVQPGAGHHPWLDDPEWFVRRVVTFLER